The region GTTTTCACTTAAATCTCCATGAGCTCTTGCCTCTTTTACAGCTTCCAGTGCTTCCTTGCGGACCACCAGCTTCCTGTAATCAATTTCTTCCTGCATTTTTTTAATATCATTTTCCGTTAACTTATCAAACATTCTATCCTCCTTCTTCCTTTTGTTTGATAAACCGTCTGCCTTAACAGGAGGCGGTATGTATGTTGTAAAAATGCCTTTTCTATCATTCCTTTTTACGGGCAATAACTTCAAGCCGGCCGGAGGCAGTCCCCACGTGGCGGTATGTTCTTACGGAAAGTCCGCATTTATCCGCCAGTGCATGGATTCCCCTGTCCGTTAAGCAGACTTCTGCCGCCTCACCCTTCCACATGGAAGCTCCCTTTTTCTCCAGATTTTTAATGGATCTGTCCAGATCCGGCCCGTCAAACCAGAGAATTCCGTCTTCTGCCAGGTATTCCGCCGCCCTGGTCAGGATCAGCTTCATATCCTGGGTGCGGGGTATCCGGTCAATCAGAACGATCCGGTATGTACCCTTTCCGCCCTCTTTCCGGTTTCCTGCTTCCTCCAGAGACATTGCCTGGAGATCATACCCTGCCTTTCTCGCTTCTTTATATAATTGGCTTTTCTCATCTCCAATCAATAACATGGTTCCTTCTGACGCAAATTCACCGATATGGGCCAAAAGCCGTTCACATCTTGCCTTTGTACGCTGGGGAGTCTTTTTTCCATTGGGCAGCCCCCGTTCTTCCTTTGCAAGATAATAATTTCCGCAGTCCCGGCACTTCATAAAGACCCGGATTGGCTCCAGCACATATTGATCCGATTCTCCGCCTTCCCTATAGAACACCGCTCCGTAGTGGGGAACGCCTTTCCCGGAGCAAACGGGACACCGCTCTATTTCTGCCGTCATCAGGTTCCGAAGCTCCTTTAAGGCTGAAAAATACCAGCGGTACAGCCTGTTTTTAAATTCCTGGTCAAAAACGAACAGCCAGTTCCTTATGACTTCCGCCATCCATCTGGTTTCATGAATCACGGAATTATCCGCCTTAAATCCCTTTAAATTTTCCTCCAGAGTGAGAAGCCCTGTGACTGCATCCTCTTTCAGGCGTTCATTCTTCTCATATGCCATAAGGTGTTCGATCCCTTCCACAACACTGCTGCATAAATTGACCATTACTACAAGCTGATTCATTCTGCCTGTTGCCATAACCATTTCCTTTCTTCCAGTTGCCTGTCTCGTCCGTCCATTCTCTTTTATATTAGCATTTTTAATGGGGGAAAAGCAAGATGCAATCACCCCATATCCTGATTTCAGGAGAAAAAGCAAAAATCAGTACATGGGAGCCGCCTGCTGCGATTCCCGTGTACTGACCCAGTTAAAATCGGTTCCTACATGATTACAGCAAGGAAACCGGTCTTCCTTACGTAATATTTCTGCTGAAAAGTTCAGTTTCTTCCAGCAGACTTTCAATGCTGTCTAAATTCAGGCGGTGCAGCAGCTCGATCACATATGGATTTTCAGCCGGATGACCATAGGTGGCCTTTTCTCCATAATCATTGACCAGTTCTGTTCCCTGCTCCACTCCTAAAATGGATCTCGGTCCGCCCACACAGCCGCCAACGCATCCCATGCCTTCGTAAAAGTTAGCCTCAATCCTCCCCTCCATAATGTCCTGGATCATTTTCCTGCAGGCAGGCACTCCATCCGCCTGTTTGGTGCGGATTTCCGTCTTTTTTTGAGGATTAATGGCTCTTACGGTGTTTTCCACGGCTTCACTGACTCCGCCTTTTCTGGCATAAATCCTTCCTGCCTTTGAGGAATGGTCCTTTTCACTCTCTTCCATAACAGCCGGATCTATTCCCAGGGCGTCAAATATATTTTTTACTTCCTGAAAGGTGAGTACATAATCAACAGCACCCGCCAGATCCTTTTCCCGGGCTTCTGCCTTTTTGGCAAGACATGGCCCAATAAATACAGTCAGGGCATCCGGATGCAACGCCTTTACCACTCTTGCACAGGCAACCATTGGGGAAACAGAACCAGGCACGTGGGGAATCAGCTGGTGATAAACCTTACGGATCATACCGATCCACATGGGGCAGCAGCAGCTGGTCAGCTGGTAATCGTCAGCATCGTTGATGTTCTTATCAAATTCAAGAGCTTCCTTTAATGTAAGAATGTCCGCAAACAAGGCAACCTCAAGCATTCCGTCAAAACCCACGGTCTTTAATGCCGTCCTCAGCTTTCCCGGGGTGACATCCTTGGAAAACTGGCCTAAAAAAGCGGGAGCTATCATTGCATATACCAGTCCCTTGGAGCTTCTCACCGCTTTCAGAGCCGGGATAATGTCTGTGCTGGCCTTAAGCTTTTCCGGTGCGCAGCCTTCAATACACTTTTCACAGCCCAGGCACAGTTCCGGATTAACGGCGATCCCGTCCTTTTTGATTTCCAACGCTCCAAACGGACACCGCTTTAAGCACTCCTCCTGATCCTCTTTGGAACAGGAACAGGCTCCGGTACGGATCACCACCGGATGCTTCTTGGGATTTAAAAGACAGTCCAGATGATGAGGATCATAGGAGATCTCCAAGTCCTTCTCCGGATCCAAATCATTATTTAATACAGATTTCACCATACTTTCATACAACTGCTTAAATGTCTGCATAAGGTACCTCCCGCATTATGTTTTAATTTTCTTTGCAGTACTTTGCTTTCATCAGTTAAAGTGATTCTATGATCTTTCTATTATAATACGTTTACTCCATCCTTACCATACCATTCATGGAACAGATGATAATTTTTACCTGACGGCTGCGTCTTATCCATCTTCGCTTTTTACGGCATCTCCTGATTTAAGGGATCAGCCGGTGAATATCTCTTGGAAACAAGGTAGAAAGCCTGACATTATCCTGCTCCAGCAGCTTTCCTGTAAACCGTTCCAGGCCTAAACCTAACCCGCCATGAGGAGGCATCCCATATTTATGCATCATGAGATAGGTATCAAACAGCTCCGCATTCATTCCCCTGTATTCCATTTTAGCGATCTGTTCTTTATATTTGTGGATCCTCTGACCGCCAGTGGTTATTTCCAGTCCACGGAACAAAAGGTCGAAGCTTAAGGTCTCTTCCTGATTTTCTCCGCTGTCTTTGGCGTAAAATGGTCTTTTCCTGCTTGGATAATGGGTCACGAATACAAATTCGCTCCCTGTTTTCTGCTTGACCAGCTCATAAAGCAGCCTTTCTTCTTCCGGCTCAAAATCATCAAAATCCTTTACCGGCCTCCGATAATCTAAGGAAATCATTTCTTTTGCTTCCTTAAATTTTATTGCCGGAATCTCATCAATCACCGGAAGCTTGGCATTTAACAGCCTGATTTCGTTTTCATATTGTTCCTTCAAAT is a window of [Clostridium] saccharolyticum WM1 DNA encoding:
- a CDS encoding [Fe-Fe] hydrogenase large subunit C-terminal domain-containing protein, encoding MQTFKQLYESMVKSVLNNDLDPEKDLEISYDPHHLDCLLNPKKHPVVIRTGACSCSKEDQEECLKRCPFGALEIKKDGIAVNPELCLGCEKCIEGCAPEKLKASTDIIPALKAVRSSKGLVYAMIAPAFLGQFSKDVTPGKLRTALKTVGFDGMLEVALFADILTLKEALEFDKNINDADDYQLTSCCCPMWIGMIRKVYHQLIPHVPGSVSPMVACARVVKALHPDALTVFIGPCLAKKAEAREKDLAGAVDYVLTFQEVKNIFDALGIDPAVMEESEKDHSSKAGRIYARKGGVSEAVENTVRAINPQKKTEIRTKQADGVPACRKMIQDIMEGRIEANFYEGMGCVGGCVGGPRSILGVEQGTELVNDYGEKATYGHPAENPYVIELLHRLNLDSIESLLEETELFSRNIT